CCTCCCGTAAACCGCCGGAACGGCCCATAAGAGGCGGAGAACCAACCCCACGCATTGCCTCCCCATACAGGGGACTCCTCGGGCAACCATCCTAGATCTACCTCTTCGTCCTCGTTCTCCAACAGACTCACGGAGATCCACAGCTCCTGGGTCTTGCTCCGCGCCTTCCTGTCGCCCGATTTGTCGAGCTTCGGGTTCGAAGCCAGGAACAGGTCGATCAATCCCTGCGTCGCGTGACGTTGCCACCGTCTCCAGTCCTGCCGGAGCGCCGCCGCGCCGTCGGGTCCTACAAGCCCCAGCGCAAGGGAACGCAGCACCGAGGATTTTCCCGAGCCGTTGTCCCCCAGGATGACGTGCCATCCCGGCGCGCGCTGGAGGGGGACCTGCCACTCCATCCGCTGAATGGACCGGATGTTCTCGATGACGAATCGCGTCAGGTACATGGCTCGGACACCACCGTAACCGCATCCGCCCGCCGCACCAACGAGACTCCGTCTCGGCCCGCCTTCACTTCCCGCGCCGCTGCGCGAAGAGCCAGGTGCTCACGGCCTCGTCGAGGTACACCGTGTCGAAGATGTCGTGCCCCAGGCCGGACAGCTCGGTGTAGCGCACGGTGGAGCTGCCCGCGCTCTTCAACAGCTCCACCAGCGTGCGGCTCTCGGAGACGGAGGACACGGTGTCCGCCTCTCCGTGCCACATCCACAAAGGCAGCCCCTTGAGCCGCGCCACCACCGAGCGATCCGTGTACCGCCCGGACACGGCCACCACCGCCGCGAAGCGCTCCGGATACCTCGCCGCCAGTTGCACCGCGCCCCGAGCCCCCATCGACTGGCCGGTGAGGTACACCCGCTTCCGGTCACCGCTGTACTCAACGAGGGTGTTCTCCAGCGCCTGGAGGGCGAAGTCGGCCACCTCTCCGCTCCAGTCACGATCCGGTGGGCACTGGGGCAGCACCAGCACGGCCGGGTAGCGCTCCGGGTGCACCCGCGCCGCCTCCGCCAGGCTCTGCGTCCTCGGCCTCAACCCGTCCGTCCCGCGCGAGCCCGTCCCGTGCAACGCGAGGATGACCGGCCACGACTGCCCCGGGCGATACCCCGGTGGCAGATACACCGAATAAGGGAGCGTCTCGCCGCGCACGGTGAGCATCTTCGCCACGAACGTGCCGGGCGTCCCACCCGCGGCCTGCGGTACAGCCGCCTCCGGCACCCCCGCCAACAGCCACGCCACCAGAGCCATCGTCACCGTGCCCATGGGCCACCTCGCATCCCGCTCAGGTCCTGTCGTGGGACAGGGAAAGCCCCTAGGCTAGCCATGCCTCACTGGAGGCGGGACGTGCTCGGCGAGTGGTGGGTCTCCAAGGGTTGCGTTTCCATCACCCGGCGAGAAACTCCGCCCACTCAGGTGGGAAACCAAGGCTGCGCACGTCCCCGGGGTTGGACCTTGGAGGGGTTTCACTTCCCGAGGACGCGCGCAGTCTTCAGCCAGCCCGTGCCGTGGCTTGCCTTGGAGGGGTTCCCCAGCGAGCACGGGCTGTATGGGTGGAACACGCGGTGTCCACCCGAAATTCGCGCGCGGCGAATACGGAAAAATCGGACGGAACGCCAGACCCTGGCTCTCAAAGCCATCAGTCCCACTTGGGGGTGGCCATGAGTTCGCCTGATTCCAGCTGGGCGGCGCGTTCAGCCTACACCCTGGAAGGGTGTGTGCCTATCAAATTGTGGTGGGGCCTCCACCAGGGATTGAGAGGACGCGCGTCCGCGCCGCTACCGCCGGTCCGACATCATCCGACCCAGCATCAGCAGCACGATGGCGCCGATGACGGAGCCGATGAAGGTGGTGGGCCTCAGCACGCGCCAGTTGCCGCCCCAGACGATCGAGGCGAGGAAGCCCCCCATGAACGACCCGGCGATGCCCAACAGCGTGGTCGAGATGAAGCCCATCGCCTGCCGGCCAGGCATGACGGCGCGGGCGATCAGCCCCGCCAGGAAACCGCAGACAATCGTCGTACACAGGCTGATCACTTCATCCTCCACTCATGCTGGGTGTGGCGCCAGTCTGCATGAACTACGCGCCCTGGCGAACTCCATTGCGCTGAATGGCCAGGAGTGCCGAGAACGAGCCCGGAACCCCGGCGCTGTGAAGCCGTTCACACCTTTGGCGTGAAATCGTTCGTACTCCGCACCAGGGGGGACATGGTCGTCTCGGGGACCGAAAGTCCCGAGAACGTCGCCATGTCAGAGCCCTTCATTGGCGAGGTCCGCATGTTCGCCGGCAGCTTCGCGCCCCGCGGTTGGGCGCTGTGTGATGGCCGGCTCTTGTCGATCTCGCAGCACTCCGCCCTCTTCTCCGTCCTGGGAACCGCCTACGGAGGTGATGGAATGACCACCTTCGCGCTGCCGGACCTCCGAGGCCGCGTGCCGCTCCACCCCGGCTCGGGACCCGGCCTGACGCTGCAGGGCTCCGCCCTCACCGACTGGGACCAGCGGGCCCGCGACACCGCGAAGGACCGCCGGACGAACGAGCTGCAGCCTTATACGCCGGTGAACTTCATCATCGCGCTCGAAGGGTCCTTCCCCGCTCGCGGCTAGCGTCTCCGTGCTAGAGAGCCGGCTCGCATGGGCACCCGATCCAACCGCACGCTCTCCTCCGTCCTCCTGGCGCGCACCGCGTCCCTGTCGATGGCCCTGGCCCTCGTCGCCTGCTCGGACAAACCGGCGGACAAGACGCCTCCACCCCCGAGCGCGGCCTCCGTCTTCAAGGACGAGCCCTCTCGGCCCGAGTCGCCCTCCGTCCCCGCGCCTCCGTCCACGGGCACCGCCGCCGCGCCCCAGGGCAACCCGCCCCCGGCCAACACCGCCCGGACTCCCGAGCAGCTCTTCGCCAACCTGGGTTGCAAGGCCTGCCATGGTCCGGGCAGCGCCTTCTCCTCCGCCCTCCCCAATGCGCGCACCAAGGAACCCGAGGTGATCGCCATGTGGATCCTCGACCCCCAGAAGGTCCGCCCGGGGACGGTGATGCCCAGCTTCACCGGCCGCATCAGCACCGAGGAGGCGCTCTCGCTGGCCAGGTGGATCAAGGCCGGCAACCCGGTGCCCGCCGCGCAGTAGTACGGCCCGCGGCCGGGCCTACCCGGCCGCCACCTCGCGCAGGCTCGCCTCCACTCCGGCGAGCAGCTCGTCCAGCGCGGCGTCCGGGATGTTGAGCGCGGGCGCCACGTAGACCGTGTCCCCCAGCGGGCGCAGGTACAGCCCGCGCCGCCGCGCCGCCTCGTACACGCGCCAGCCTCCTCGCGCCAGGTAGCCGCCCCCTCCCAGGTCCACCGCCCCCACCATGCCGAGGGCCCGGGGGTTCTTCACCCCGGGAATCGTCCCCGCCATGCGCTCGAAGGCCGCCTTCACCTTCGGCGCCTTGCGCGTCACCTGCCCCAGCACGTCCTCGTCCCGGTACACCGCCAGCACCTCGCGCGCCACCGCCGCCCCCAGCGGGTTCCCGCAGTACGAGTGCCCGTAGTACAGCGCCCGCTCGCTCCCTCCGCCGAAGCCCGCGAACACCCGCTCGGAGGCCAGCGTCACCGCGAAGGGCATCAGCCCTCCGGAGAGGGCCTTCGCCAGGCACAACAGGTCTGGCACCACCCCGGCCAGGTCACACGCGAAGCGCGCCCCCGTGCGCCCCAGGCCCGTGAAGACCTCGTCGGCGATGAGGAAGGTGTCCACCGCCCGCGTGGCCTCGCGCACCGCGCGCACGAACTCGGGCGAATACACGAGCATGCCCGCCGCGCCTTGAATCACCGGCTCGAGGATGACGGCGGCGATCTCCTCCGGGTGCTCGCGCAGCGTCGCCTCCACCTGGGCGAAGGCGCGCTCCCAGCCCGCCGGCTCCGCCGGGGACGGCACGTGCACCACGTCGAAGAGCAGCGGCCCGAAGACGTCGCGGAACACCTGCACCCCGCCCACGCTGGTGGCGCCGATCGTCTCGCCGTGGAAGGCCCCCGAGAGCGTGATGAAGCGCGTGCGCCGGGGACGGCCATTCTGCGCCCAGTACTGCGCCGCCATCTTGATGGCCACCTCCACCGCCGTGCTCCCGTTGTCCGAGAAGAAGACCCGCGAGAGCCGCTGTTGCGCCGCGAGGTCCGCGCGCCCTGCGCCCGGGGCCAGCGCGACCAGCTCTCGCGCCAGCAGCGCCGCCGGCTCGTGCGTCACACCCGCGAGCGAGGTGTGCGGGAAGGTGCCGGCCTGCTCGGTGAGGGCCTTCACCAATCGCGGGTGCCGGTGCCCCAGCGTGGACACCCACCACGAGCCGTTGGCGTCCAGGTAGCGCGTGCCGTCCGCGTCGTGGAGATAGGGCCCCTCCGCTCGCACCACCACCAACGGGTCCGTCTTCGCGATGTACTCGTCCATCGCGGTGTACGGGTGCCACACGTGCCGCTTGTCCCACGCGACGATGTCCTGGCGATCCATTCCGGTTGCTCCTCCCGATGCGCGGCCCTCCCTACCACGTCGCACCGAGACTCCGCTCGGGCTCATCTCGCGCCGCGTCACGACACCTGGAATCCGCATGACGCGGTGGGTCGGACGCCCGGTGTGCAGCCGTCGGCTTCCTTCGTGCGGGGCCGTGACAATCTCATGATGGAGCCGCGTGTAGACCCCAGCTGTCCATTCCCCTCCCCCGAGGACACATGGTCTACGCCTTCTTCATCTCGCACTGGCTGCTCTGCGTCTTCTTCCAGAGCTTCTTCCAGCACCGCTACGCCGCGCACCGCATGTACACCATGGGCCCGCGCACCGAGCGCGTCATGCACCTGCTCACCTACCTCGTGCAGGGCTCCTCGTACCTGTCGCCCCGCGCGTACGCCATCCTCCACCGCCAACACCACGCGTACTCGGACACCGAGAAGGATCCGCACTCTCCGCACTACTACCGTGACGTGCTGCGGATGATGCTCTTCACCAAGACGCGCTACGAGGCCTACGTCCACGAGCGCGAGCAGCCCGAGCCCCGCTTCCTCGGTGGCTACCCCGAGTGGAACCTCGTCGACCGTACCCTCGCCCGGTCCTGGCCGATGACCTTCGTGTGGATCGGCCTCTACACCGCCTTCTACGTGGCCTTCGCCACCGCGTGGTGGCAGTTCCTGCTGCTGCCCATCCACTTCCTCATGGGCCCCGTCCACGGCGCCATCGTCAACTGGTGCGGACACAAGTACGGCTACCGCAACTTCCCCAGCAGCGACCGCTCGCGCAACACGCTCCCGCTCGAGTTCCTCACCATGGGCGAGCTGTTCCAGAACAACCACCACCGCTTCTGCATGAGCCCCAACTTCGCCGCCCGCCGCTGGGAGGTGGACCCCACGTGGCAGGTGATGCGCGTGCTCGCCTGGCTCGGCGTCATCCAGATCGCCACCCCGCAGCGCGCCGTGTACCCGGACCCCCGGCCCCAGCACGCCGGAGAGCCCACCCACGTCGAGGGCCAGACGGCCTGACCCGGGCAGCGGGGTGCTAGGGTAGGAGCCCCATGAGGCTCATGCTCCTCGGGGGCTCGACGATCACCCCGGCCCTCGTCCTGCTCTGGTACATCTACTCGCGCGACCAGTTCCCCGAGCCGCGTGCACTGCGGCTCAAGACGTTCCTGCTCGGCCTGTTCTGCTGCTTCCCCGCGCTCGTCGTGCGAGCGACCGTCGAGCAGTCGTTCCCGGAGCTGACGACCCCGGGAGCGTTGAGCACGGCCTGGTGGAGGGCCCTCTTCTCGCTGGCCATTCCCCAGGAGCTCCTCAAGTTCCTCCTGCTGTACCTCTATGCGCGGCGCAACCCCGCCTTCAACGAGCCCCTGGACGGTGTCATCTACGGCGCCACCATCTCGCTCGGCTTCGCCACGCTGGAGAACATGACCTACGTGGGCGAGTTCAACATGGACATCGCGGTGGTGCGCGCCCTGCTCGCCGTACCGGTGCAGGCCGCCACTGGAGTGGTGATGGGCGCCTACGTGGGCCGCGAGCACTTCACCGAGGATCCGTTCCAGAGCCTCTCCTTCCTGGCCAGGGGACTGGGCGGTGCCATCCTCCTGAACGCCCTCTTCAATGCCTCGTTGCTCACGCACCAGGTCTCGTTCGCCTCGCTGGCGATCGCCGTGAACGCCCTCGGCCTGTGTTGGGCCTGGAGGCTCTTCAAGGCACTCCGGGAGGAGCAGGACCGGCTCTTCCATGTGCTGAAGCTCCGGGAGGAGAGGCAGGCCGCGGATGACAGGGACGGCCCGCCCTCCGCACCGGAGCCGGAGATCGCCTGGGCCGCGGTCCCACGCGAGCCACCTCGCGAGCTCTCCTGGTGGGCCCTGACCAAGCTCGTCCTGGGAGGAGTGGGGCTCAGCATCTGCGGGCTGTTGTGGCTCGGTACGCTCCAGCTCTTCTGCGAGGAATTCCAGCGAAACGGCCTCGGCGGCGCGCTCCTATCGGCGCTCTTTGGCGTGCTCTTCGTCGACCTGGTTCCCACCTGGCTGT
This is a stretch of genomic DNA from Archangium violaceum. It encodes these proteins:
- a CDS encoding alpha/beta fold hydrolase translates to MGTVTMALVAWLLAGVPEAAVPQAAGGTPGTFVAKMLTVRGETLPYSVYLPPGYRPGQSWPVILALHGTGSRGTDGLRPRTQSLAEAARVHPERYPAVLVLPQCPPDRDWSGEVADFALQALENTLVEYSGDRKRVYLTGQSMGARGAVQLAARYPERFAAVVAVSGRYTDRSVVARLKGLPLWMWHGEADTVSSVSESRTLVELLKSAGSSTVRYTELSGLGHDIFDTVYLDEAVSTWLFAQRRGK
- a CDS encoding GlsB/YeaQ/YmgE family stress response membrane protein — translated: MPGRQAMGFISTTLLGIAGSFMGGFLASIVWGGNWRVLRPTTFIGSVIGAIVLLMLGRMMSDRR
- a CDS encoding phage tail protein, with the protein product MSEPFIGEVRMFAGSFAPRGWALCDGRLLSISQHSALFSVLGTAYGGDGMTTFALPDLRGRVPLHPGSGPGLTLQGSALTDWDQRARDTAKDRRTNELQPYTPVNFIIALEGSFPARG
- a CDS encoding c-type cytochrome; protein product: MGTRSNRTLSSVLLARTASLSMALALVACSDKPADKTPPPPSAASVFKDEPSRPESPSVPAPPSTGTAAAPQGNPPPANTARTPEQLFANLGCKACHGPGSAFSSALPNARTKEPEVIAMWILDPQKVRPGTVMPSFTGRISTEEALSLARWIKAGNPVPAAQ
- the bioA gene encoding adenosylmethionine--8-amino-7-oxononanoate transaminase, with protein sequence MDRQDIVAWDKRHVWHPYTAMDEYIAKTDPLVVVRAEGPYLHDADGTRYLDANGSWWVSTLGHRHPRLVKALTEQAGTFPHTSLAGVTHEPAALLARELVALAPGAGRADLAAQQRLSRVFFSDNGSTAVEVAIKMAAQYWAQNGRPRRTRFITLSGAFHGETIGATSVGGVQVFRDVFGPLLFDVVHVPSPAEPAGWERAFAQVEATLREHPEEIAAVILEPVIQGAAGMLVYSPEFVRAVREATRAVDTFLIADEVFTGLGRTGARFACDLAGVVPDLLCLAKALSGGLMPFAVTLASERVFAGFGGGSERALYYGHSYCGNPLGAAVAREVLAVYRDEDVLGQVTRKAPKVKAAFERMAGTIPGVKNPRALGMVGAVDLGGGGYLARGGWRVYEAARRRGLYLRPLGDTVYVAPALNIPDAALDELLAGVEASLREVAAG
- a CDS encoding acyl-CoA desaturase — its product is MVYAFFISHWLLCVFFQSFFQHRYAAHRMYTMGPRTERVMHLLTYLVQGSSYLSPRAYAILHRQHHAYSDTEKDPHSPHYYRDVLRMMLFTKTRYEAYVHEREQPEPRFLGGYPEWNLVDRTLARSWPMTFVWIGLYTAFYVAFATAWWQFLLLPIHFLMGPVHGAIVNWCGHKYGYRNFPSSDRSRNTLPLEFLTMGELFQNNHHRFCMSPNFAARRWEVDPTWQVMRVLAWLGVIQIATPQRAVYPDPRPQHAGEPTHVEGQTA
- a CDS encoding PrsW family intramembrane metalloprotease; this translates as MRLMLLGGSTITPALVLLWYIYSRDQFPEPRALRLKTFLLGLFCCFPALVVRATVEQSFPELTTPGALSTAWWRALFSLAIPQELLKFLLLYLYARRNPAFNEPLDGVIYGATISLGFATLENMTYVGEFNMDIAVVRALLAVPVQAATGVVMGAYVGREHFTEDPFQSLSFLARGLGGAILLNALFNASLLTHQVSFASLAIAVNALGLCWAWRLFKALREEQDRLFHVLKLREERQAADDRDGPPSAPEPEIAWAAVPREPPRELSWWALTKLVLGGVGLSICGLLWLGTLQLFCEEFQRNGLGGALLSALFGVLFVDLVPTWLFWSLFRSGLRGPFVPSTVS